The sequence below is a genomic window from Uranotaenia lowii strain MFRU-FL chromosome 2, ASM2978415v1, whole genome shotgun sequence.
TTTTGTGTGACGTCGCCTACATCTTCTACATTGAGAAGAAGGGGAGTACTTTGACCTTCGCTACATAAAGATCTTGTATTAAAAGGCTCATTACCCTGAGTGTTAGAATTCCCGCTATTTATAAATTGTTGGGTATAAGTGGTTGAAATAACAGTGTTCGTAGTTTTAGATTGATTGGTCATTGATGATTTAAAAAGATATCTGTAAGAATAGCGAGAAAAGTGTTTAGTCGTAAGACATATCAGTTTCTGAGTCAGTATCAGTTTCCGATATTATCATGGTTGGGGTTTCGTTTTGTTTGTGGCTATGTCGTTGAGGCTGTGGGGATTGTTTTTGGTTATCATTTTTCTTCTGTGGCGGCGATCCTGTTCCAGATTTATCCTGTTTCTTGTTTTGTCGCTTTCTTTGACGCTTcgagattatttttgaattttcttctgaGCTTATTGTCGGTTCGGGTTGCTTGCTTACCTGAGTTTCACTGGAAGTTTGGGCTTGAGCGGCTTGGGACAGATATTTAGGGGTTACCAGTTGCATTTGCAAGGCTTGTATCTGAGACTGGAGgtctttgatttgtttttggtgtgaaaCTTGAAGCTGCTGAGAATGCTGTTTAaattgttttagttttgtttttaagtcTTCGGTTTCTCTTCTAGCATTCGCTTCAGACTCTTTAAGTTTCgtaatttcgttattttgtaGGGTTTGGGCAATATTAGAATACGTGTTCTTTTGCCGCCTTTCTGTGAAGATCCTCCTAGCCTCACCCATGGAGAGAGACTCATCTGTCCTCAGACGAATTATATTTTGCTCCTCGATGCGTTTCGGGCAAAGATTGGAGTAGGACGTATGATTTCCGTTGCAATGAATGCATTTTGCTTCTGCTTCACATGTGCCTTCATGACTGATCGAACAGTTACCACAAATAGGTTTATTTGAACAACGATTCTTCGTATGTCCATACTGATAGCAAGAACGACATTGCATTGGAGAATCATAATATATCTGAACCTTTGTTCTTATAAGcccgaaaaatataaattcaggAAGAACTGTTCCGTCAATTGTCAAAACAATGTGGGgtgtatttattttctttataccTTCTTGTCGTTGGATTCTTCTGACACCGATGACCTTTTGCGACTTCAGTTCCTCGAGCAGAACATCATCGCTGATACCGTCAACTTCGTGGCAGGTTACTTTGCAGAGTCTGCGATTAAGTTTGTTGTGGGATTTGATGGTAATTGGGGTATCGTCTATTAGCCGTTTTAGTTTCCTTAGTTTATCGGCTTGGGCAGGATTTCTTACTTTTAAAATGTACTGCGTTCCTCTGGCCTCAGTCAGTGCTCCATCGATCTTACCTACTTCGTTCTCGATTGTCTTTGCGATTAAAAATGGGTTCTTTGGAAGTTGGATCGGGTTACCGAGTTCATCTTCTCCTGTTGCTTGTAGGCTCAGCAGAATCAGTTCTCCTGATTTGCCCAAAGGATCAATCCATCCAGGGAGTCTGCGGGTTGGGTCTTCGCCTAGCACTTTTTGACCACGTAAAGGATCTGGCGCTTTAGGCGCCAATCCGGCGCTTGTGCCTGCCATTGGGCAGCACAAGCACCTTTACGTTTTCTTTCACTGCTCTATTCTAGTATTATCGCCTTAACTTCTGCGCACAGGGAGACTACCAATGCGTTGCGTCGTCTACGCAACACGCAGCAGAGCACGCTTGGAGCTAAGTGCTTGCGTGAGAGGTTCTCGAGAGAGCGACTCTCAATTTTCGTGTGGTTTTCGTGTAAACACAACTATTTCCCTAAACAATAGCACTTTCAACTCCGAtcgaaatcgaaacaaaattataataaatggGGAATTTCACGTCCCTTTGCACTAAATCTTCACTCAATCGGATAACCGAACGTCTAATAGAGTTATGGGAAGTATCCACGAGAATATCAGTCCTTCAGAATCAGTATAAAAACGTATCTCTATAACCGCTTGAAAACAACCACGCGTCGCTTGGCAAACTTTCACTCGGAATGTAATATTTATTGTATtcgtcgatttggggtcatttttgaatttttcaaaccctgggctctaaaaagcttcgtttagttcaaaactcatccatgattttttgaggaattttaaagtaacgttcacatgagtaaatttgaacttttatgtttgtattagaaaattgaatatttcgtgctgaaaaatcaacaccattttttattcttctgtggaaccgagcctgctaatgggttttgtaccaatttataaattctctgaaggaaattttccgctgaacgaCTTTGTGAAataccgtaacttcgtatcttattagacaaaaaatttataaggtgttgaatgggggcgtgtcttttagcattgaaaaacaataaattcaattgacatcactgttaggtgcctagcaaggtattgcatgactacttttcaatgctttttttcgcgaggcaccagcagtgatgtcaattgaagttagtgtttttcaatgccaaaagacatactcctgttaaaaagcttattactttttttgcctaaaaagatacgaagttacggtaaatattcgacaaagttgttcagcaaagaataaaaaatgctgttcattttttagtacaaaatatctACTGCTGCAATCTACAGATTCCAAGGAATCCGATAGTATTTTCTATTAATTTGTTACATGGttttcaatttacaaaaaataccaaacGCGCACAAAGGCGCCACTGGTTGGGTGAGCTGGCAGTTAGAAGAATAAAATCATTCTAGAGAAGGCGATCGTGTGCTGTCAGTTCGCTCAACTACCGTGCTCTTTGTTATTGGAGAATCATCCAACTCTGTTTGTCGCGTGTTGTGTTCTTTCTAGCGCTTTGCGTAGAACCCACCCATTAGAACTTTCGGTGAAAGACAATAgatattaaccttccaaagctgttcgagGAAAATATGAGCCGAAGCTCACATTCAAATTATCATAATCATCATTCCAATGTACTGagaattgatttctttttgtatttcatttatcaaaaaaacatgTTACATGTTACCCGACGCAATCGTCGGGTTGGGAaacgaaatttgatttaaaaatgaaattatgcAACTTtggaaatgaatttgaaatctgttaaTTTGTTGATTTAGAGGATTTAACGTGTGAACGCGAATAAAATCTACAGCGCCTAAAAAGTTCAAGAGAAATTTCGGATAATAGGAATTATTTTCGTGCCCTGATGCATGCTGATATgtggaagcattttttttttaatatttcaactgTTATATCAAATAAATACAATAAGTGCTTACgttaaataaatgtaattttagcGAGCATTTACTCCTgcctaaaaatattaaatattcgaGCTGCTTGTGGTAACCGCTGATCTGCTCAGGCATCCGATGAGATTTCATGTgttattttatatgttttgtgCTGATCAGTAGAAGGCTGTCCTGGTGCTGCATGCGAAATATTCTGTGGAACTTTATAAGTTCTTCATCTACTGACTAACGTAGATTTCATATTCGGCAAATGCCATTTCCTGTCCTCCGTATGGAATGTAGCAAACACCGTGCGATTGCTGGACTTTTCCCACCGTGACGGAGCCTTCGTGTGGTACACGTCCAATGAACAATGGTTCACCATCCTCAGATTCTCCGGCCGGCAGAGCATTTGGTGGAATTTCACCTCCGGAAACGGGTACAAATGTACCAGTACCATCACACAGAACTTCGTATTCAGCTTTTGGGTTTTCTGCGCCTCCCCAGGCAACGTAGCACACCCCATGAGATGCCACAACCTTTCCAGGAATGATGGCTCCTTCGTGCTGTGCACGGCCAATGTAAATCGGCTCATCGGATCCACCATCGCTTCCACCCACAACGGCACCTGGTGGAATCTCGCCGTTGGCTGCCGGAACCCAGCAAGCTGCCCCTCCCGAAACTAGAGCAGCAGCCGGAGCCGATGGAGCGGATTCGTTCTGTTCGATGATCCACGATCCACACGCTCCCCAACCGGTGCACACTCCGACAAAGTTGATCGGGAACGGTTCCGGGTTTTCGTAGGACAAGAAAGCTGCGGCCGCCCCTTCCATGCCGACGGTGATAACTTTCTGCAGAAAAACACCAATACCAATTATTTCcattattctaaaatttcaatcgaCTATCAGCTTACGTTATCATCGAACCACTTGACCCAAAATCCGCGGAACTCGCCGGCATTCAGCACATCGGGAGTGTCCACCTCGGCCACATCCGGCTTGGTGCGGTTCTTGCGGATGACCGATTTGCTATTTTTCCAGCCACCGATGAAGACCTCCAGCATCGGGTCCGATTCTTCCGGTCCGGTAGTCAGCGCCAGATGGGCATCGTTAGCGGCGCGAACCTTGAAGTTGACCACCCCATTCGTAGCCGGGTAGAAGCGGTACTCCAACTTGTCCTCGGTGTCGAGTTCTGCAAACGGAAAGATAAAAAGGAGAATCATGATTTAAGAGAAGTTTTTGAATAATCGAATATCTTCTATTGATGATGTATTTTCATGAACTTTCTACTTTACTGTTGTACTAAAAAAGTATGTACCTTTCGTTTGAACAGATTTGAATATTCGACTGCAAGATCGTTATCTCATTGACATTATCATTTTAAAGTGCCGAAAAAGAGATGCACAGACTTTGCATATGGCCGTCACTTCGTTCTTGGCCGATATaagactgagagttgcgcgtgtcgaACGACGCGAGAAGAAAGTCAGGGGTCGATACGACGttcgccggttggagaatccagaggtgaaaagagcatacgttgaacagctcgTATCCCGAGCTTCGGAACTGCCGACAAACGGAACAGTCGAAtgacagtggtgtggaatcaagaaagCCTTTATCGCggcgagccatggtactctcgataaagtttgtagaagaagtagtgaatggatgtcggatgaaacttggagggtGATccatgatcggagaaaggcgaaagtcgcaATTGAGCAGGTATGTACGGGGTCAGCCAAAGAAGCCGCCTGCTAACGATATGTGGAACTGGGAAAGGCAGTTACGAACTTGTAGACAAGACAAGACagcctggacaaactctctAGCCGAAGAAGACGAAATCACCGTCAACAATGGAGATattcgattactttatgacatttctcgccgcctttgTGTTGCAAGGACAAATGCTAGAATGCctctaaaagaccgagcaggtcagttattgaccgatcgaacagatcagctcaagcgttggactgagcattttgaacaactcttccgagtcacgaatagcgatggccaacagaattcgcagctcgaagcgccaacagtaagtcgcattagcgtcaactcggaagcgccctcgctgactgaaatagaatcggcaatcaaagacatgcctgccttgtcagcacaaatgttgcaccgccttttcgctgacatctgggatactgcaacattcccggccgactggatgcagggtatcctcgtaaaggtcccgaagaaaggagacctgacagagtgcggtaactggcgagacataacgttgatctgtacaaccctcaaagtactctgcaaagtgatcctgaacaggatctaggagaaaatcgacgctacactccgactgtaacaagctggattccgatccgggcGATCAtttgtggaccacatcacaactcTACTAATAATagtggaacaaatcaacgaatttcagGACCCTCTTCTACGTTCATTGCGAAagagcatttgaccgactgaatcACGAAAAcatgggctgctcttagacgtcCCAGAGAAACTGGTCCATCTcttcgaagcacagtacgaggtaTTTTcttgcaaggtcttgcacgacggtgtcttgtccaatccaatcccggtaaatgctttttctcatcgtaatggacgacattgacctggcagacgatattgttttgctcgcccaaagacaacaagacatgcagagcaaattCGACgtcctcaccgaaagctccatggcaacaggtctcaaaatcaatgtcggaaagaccaagtcgatgtcCAAGTCAACACAGTCAATTCTTCCAATTTCGTtctagctgggcaacaagttgagaaagtggattgcttccagtatcttggtagccagataacgcctgatagtggtaccaggaaagataTCGAAACctggatcagaaaggcccgatttgcgtttgcgagtttacggaacatctggcggtcacgccagatctctctttGAAGAAAATCCaaacttcaactcaaacgtcaaatctgtTTTGTTCTACGgctgcgaaacttggtgcacatatgcggtgacaaCTCGAAAACTTCAAGTATTTgtgaaccgctgcctgcggagtatCATCCGTACTTGGTGGTCTGGAAACTAGATCTacaatgaggaactacatcgccggtgtcatcaaagggcgctagaaatcgagattcgggaacgtattTAAGTGGAGATAGATTggacacacgctgcgaagataTGAGATTTGCAGAGACGCTTGATTGAAACCCAGAGGGACATCGAAGGaaaggcagacccagaaactcgtggcggcgaagtctagccgccgaaatacgaactgtcgacgagagacttgactgggaccaagtgaagacgcttgCTCCGAaattaccacggccctatgcgccggGGAATCGACGCGAGACCATTAattaagtaagttttttttttgccaaatcgaatttttaaaacggACCACATAAATTTTTCGTATGATTTGTTGCACTTTAGGtcttattcttttttattatcatgATCAAGAAAAAAGTGGATTagcaaaattatttgtttatgaATGTTCTCCAAAATTCCCGATAGTAGACCTATCAAGAAAAAATGCTGATAGgtaatacaatatttttttaacgatttcagaGCGGGTTGAAGTCGTGCCATGATGTAAtacgcttttttttttaaatatttacaaaaaagtacCTTTATAACCTTCTtttatgacaaacatttcattATAAATccattttattactcaaattgtgattttttttgcttcatttaAAACAATGACATTTGTCTGGAGGTAAACTTGTCCGTCCCGTATTCCAGATCCCACCAAGAGAGataacatttttcacaaatgaCTTAATTAACACGTGTTGTGTGATACCGATCACGATGTTACAATTGAAAGTACTGTGCATGTACCTCTACAATTTTAGAAGCATACAAGTCGAGGTCTGCCAATAACGCTCGGTCGCTAATTGCCGTTTGTCTTTCTCGATGATTGAAGGCATAAGTTTCTCGTCTCCAGCTGTCGACGTGCCACGTTCAGGGATTCCACGATCAGTCGAGAATCAATCGTTCAGCATTCTCGCCTAACCCCCCTGGGacataaattttcaagatttaagcAATACTGGTTTTTTATTTCCTCCATCTTCAGTCATGTGACCCGATGTCAGttgaagtattaaaaaattcaaattttcatcgccGTTAGAACGGGCCACTTAGCCAGCTAGTTCGGAAAGCTTACCTTCAAATCTGATGACCGAGGTGGTTTTGGCGGGTGCTTTTCGGTCAGCACTACTACTGTTACTAATAATAATATTATCGATTCCGCTGCTGACGACGACGGTTTCATCCTGTGAGGTGGCATCGTCTGTTTGCACCTGTGGGCAATCGATAATCTCCACCTCGGACGTCGCCGGACTTATAATGACCGATGGAGCTTCATCCGAATTTGGCGAATTTGGGTTAGTTACATTGTGCTGTTTTTTCTCTTTCACTCTACGATGAGCAGCCGGTCCTGTTTGCATGAAGAAGTTTTTACAGATATATATGATGGATGATTGGAAGTTTATGACAACACCGAAAAAGCGAACGAAAACATTCCAGAAAGCTCGCACAGAAAACTAcagggaagctttacattcaaaaatatttaaatttacagaataacataaaaaaaatacaaaactactGCTACTATTCATATCTTGATCATAAGAACCGTGACTAGAGACCCAATAAAGTATGGATTTGAGTACTTTTAGCATTACGTCAGATGATATTTTTAGGCTGACCAGAGTTAAACGATGACTACTGTCGTCGCATGGTGTAAGGCCAACTAGCTCCTACGAGTTGTCAAACATTACACATTTATATTCTTAACGATAAAATCATATTCTCGAACTCTAATACACCTTTTTGCTTCTCACTACTGTCAAACCCCTTCAGAATTTATGCTAGTTTCTGTGCCACAATTTAGCTGCACTGTTACGCCGGAGTTGGCTTATTGGTGCGACTGCTCCTAAAACTATTGAGGTCGGAAGCTCGTAAAATCTACCGGCACTTGTGCTCCGATAGTAGAAATGCAATGTATATAGCTTTACACTCCAGACAACCGGTGAATAGTGCTGTATGGGTTGAAACCCAAACGCCTACGAAACGCAGTACCAGTTAGGcgtaaattaaaatgaaactgTTTGTTGTGTCGGTCAAAGATTCATAAGTTTCTGGATGAAATCATCGCAAAACgtataaatttttatgtaaactaTATTTTCCGAATTAcgtgaaagaaaatttattaaaatattatttttataattgaaaaaaagtttcaataaacttagaaatataatttgaattaCAATTATTCCATCATACAAGAAAATTTGTACGAAGTTTTAGCCGTTATGATTTCGAATCAGCGACCAACAACAATGCGAGACCGACCAAATCTACGAGGGTGATGTGATGTACCTCCTCCCCTCAGTTCATGATTCTTTAAATTCAGAGGTTATCAAGTAGCGTGAGGGCCAAAGGTCACCACATACATGTTCAACATTCTCGTCCCGCAATACCGGTTGTAAAATTTGTGTTCGATTTGAACTAGCTACATTTTATATTAAGTTGAATTTCCGAGCACAAACaatatttcatctaaaaaaatccatttgatAAATCAGTGTCTCGAATCTCTCGCTCGAATGCAGCAGCATGTAAAGACAGCTTATTTTGACATACTTTACATACTAAGGTGGTTCGCCACTCTTAAGAATTTACGAGAAAATCATTATAACATTGCTATTCAACATTGAACCCAATGGTGAAATTCGGTGGTTCGAAGTGGCTTGCAACtttgcaacatttgtatacctcaacacttattcaattttaattttaatatctatagtgtaataaagttatcgttcaataataatgaaatgataatggcatagtttctcacatcgtaagatagttttttttaggtttttgaatctcatagaaaattaaacaaaattaagcaaTAGATgtgctaatttttaaattttacgatgccgtaaaaaactttacccagtatgacggattggctctATGATATAACCTACAATCtatatattgcttttattatcctataccaacactgttgctgtaaaaatatttttcggacaatcacaaattttttataaataaatatttttatatttcagttAACAGTCAGGGctcaaatgcaacaaaatgcgaatcaaagattcacctcgtaaatctcgtttccatatgctggactGCGATAGTTTTGCATCATGTGTtaattagtttcaaaatttcatccattcaaacattaatttttatgatttcagccaGCAGAActttttatagtattttttgaaaccctaaatgtatgcagcactctatgctttttctttaagaacatttttgacagaaaacatgtaaaaattcATTCGAACCAAACCTAAAATTACTGCAACTGATAATGTATGCGTTAtgatgacatcacaaatgtatcaaaaactataaaattccaaacgttttcatttgatttttcattaaaagcaaagtttgttgtaacttacccctttttctgagtaggatgaaaatcgcatgtttttgtaaatttaaaaataactggtgaaaccaataatttttctgactacgtcaatttgatttcccaacaatcttaaaacttttgatgtacatgcggtatgattatctgtggacattaagtttttagaagccattgaagttgaaaagtgttgcatgaacAATCGACGGTacttaaagggcgaacacgaaattattgcgacaccaaaaatgtcatgccaatttttgcataatgtttggaatcaaaccaaatttttagggtagttttatgCATATATTAGCTGACCCGGTgggctttgctacaccttgcaaatataaatgaaatttgcttgaactatctaaattttaaagtttttttacaggtatcatttaaaatcgatttcaacataaatccgaaacaactattttaaaaagaaaactgcaaatgGCGTTTGTAATTTCAATACAAAGATGATTTCATCTTATTGAATGTAActtgatctttaaatttgttttaaagatctgaaaCTTTTACTTTGTGTTGGAGAAGTTTGACGAGTTCTCCAATTATGcaaatatgtatgttttattGATATGAATTCTCCACCTTCTATTTTTCCAAAGTGGGGAGATCTCACGAACTTCAATAAAACCATTGTTGGTATCTAAATAATGTCACTTACCGCCATGTGGCTTCATTTAATTcagaataatatgaaaaaaaaattgtctcctGTCCTACATCGCCCTCAAAAAACGGAGGGTCTTAATTTATCTATGCAAACAGCCTCTCTCATAAAAGATGGatcttcttctgaatggatcgagatgattgctgattacgagattaccaatatttatccaataactaatatttatccaataactaatatttatccaataactaatatttatccaacaactgtctgaagaaaagggctaaaataattatttttctcttaattaaAGAAACTAGCGCCTTTAAGCATGCAatggctgatatgaataaagctctagtaattgcttttgctattttcgagcagttttgtgagtcaaatacttcgaatgccatgcatatttttaatccggagctggttgaaagtaaatgctctactctgctttttcatatctagtTGAGCGAATGCTTTCAAACTTTGCCATTCTaaagttcgagctaagtaaaagctatcgaagtatttgctattttcttattcataccacctaatGTCATCAgggttgagacaaagttatagattttttttttcttatgacagttataaattgagaattgagaacaaacatgacaaaaatagtCAATCGacttctatcttggggttttgtttgattttttttccaaggattagAGCTTTCtgaatgaaggatcaagtctcccttaacttaaaaaatatcgcaatttttttacaaccaCGAAAATGTTTCTAGTTAATCTACGGATTCAAGTAgagttctaatttttggagcatagaaacttgaagttacacgctgtcagaaaatgtaaaagggtgcgagtttctaaatttttccaaatgatatggtgaaaataagaaaaggggatcaagtatcccccccccccccccccccactctcccctactcatTGGAATAAGGGTGGTGccttaaatgaaaataaaaccatttcttGTGGCCCTATcctttttaatgtgaaatttgattccatttccaTATGTAAGTTGACTAGTTATTCAAAGAATTGTACCATCGCTTTCTGTATCCCCAATGGAAGAATGGAGgcgtttcaaataatcatataacTTTTACTCGCTctcccatatcaaatttggttccatatgcttgattagttctcaagttatgccagAAATTGTAAAGGTGTCCCTTTCCCTTTCCTATCTCCACACTGGAAGGAGGAAGTGGTACCACTGATctcactgacatgacacttataACAAAAACCCgatcattttctgtctaattttgcCACCTATTGTGAACCTtgcaaaatatgataaataaattcCAGTAGGAAAAATTTACCTGTTTAGTACAATTGTAACGTCGAAAATGctaatttttccatgaaaattgaGTGGCATTTCCCAACTGTGatagcatttcatcaaaagcGATTGATGCGCACTCTAGAAACGATGCTGCGTACTGCTTACGATATTGCgtaattatccaacaaacgaaatcgagtgtccatcgagataagcaataaaaatcgtatacttacttacttacttaatgatcccgcgccgatcctccggtgcatagggccgtggtaaaagacctccactgttgacgatccggagccagcgtcttcacctggtcccagtcaagattctcgtcgacagttcggatttcagcggctaggcttcgccgccacgaatttctgggtctgcctcttcttcgatgaccttctggattccaatctagcgcctctctgcaaatctcgttttcatctcttcgcagcgtgtgcccaatccatctccacttacgttcccgaatctcgatttctagcgccctttgatgacaccggcgatgtagttcctcattcgagatccaattgccaggccaccaagcgcggatgatattccgcaggcagcggtttacaaatacttgcagttttcgcgtcgttaccgcatatgtgcaccaagtttcgcacccgtacagcaatacggatttgacgtttgagttgaagattcggattttcgttcgtagagagatctggcgtgaccgccagatgtttcggagactcgcaaacgcaaatcgggcctttcttatccgggtttcgatgtcttttctggtaccaccatcaggcgttatctggctaccaagatactggaagcactccactttctcaacttgttgcccagctaccatgaaactggagggatttcctgtgttgatctccatcgacttggtctttccgacattgactttgagacctgctgccttggaactttcggtgagatcgtcgagtttgctctgcatatctggttgtgtttgggcgagcaaaacaatatcgtcagccag
It includes:
- the LOC129749614 gene encoding C3 and PZP-like alpha-2-macroglobulin domain-containing protein 8 isoform X2, producing MASNIELDTEDKLEYRFYPATNGVVNFKVRAANDAHLALTTGPEESDPMLEVFIGGWKNSKSVIRKNRTKPDVAEVDTPDVLNAGEFRGFWVKWFDDNKVITVGMEGAAAAFLSYENPEPFPINFVGVCTGWGACGSWIIEQNESAPSAPAAALVSGGAACWVPAANGEIPPGAVVGGSDGGSDEPIYIGRAQHEGAIIPGKVVASHGVCYVAWGGAENPKAEYEVLCDGTGTFVPVSGGEIPPNALPAGESEDGEPLFIGRVPHEGSVTVGKVQQSHGVCYIPYGGQEMAFAEYEIYVSQ
- the LOC129749614 gene encoding uncharacterized protein LOC129749614 isoform X1 gives rise to the protein MQTGPAAHRRVKEKKQHNVTNPNSPNSDEAPSVIISPATSEVEIIDCPQVQTDDATSQDETVVVSSGIDNIIISNSSSADRKAPAKTTSVIRFEELDTEDKLEYRFYPATNGVVNFKVRAANDAHLALTTGPEESDPMLEVFIGGWKNSKSVIRKNRTKPDVAEVDTPDVLNAGEFRGFWVKWFDDNKVITVGMEGAAAAFLSYENPEPFPINFVGVCTGWGACGSWIIEQNESAPSAPAAALVSGGAACWVPAANGEIPPGAVVGGSDGGSDEPIYIGRAQHEGAIIPGKVVASHGVCYVAWGGAENPKAEYEVLCDGTGTFVPVSGGEIPPNALPAGESEDGEPLFIGRVPHEGSVTVGKVQQSHGVCYIPYGGQEMAFAEYEIYVSQ